The Streptomyces sp. NBC_00306 sequence GTAGCAGCAGCGGTACTGGCCGGTCAGCTTTCCGTCGGCTGGTGCAACGACGCGGTCGACGCACGACGCGACACCCTCTGCAGTCGCCGTGACAAGCCGGTGGCCGTCGGTGAACTGCCGCGCCGGGTGGTGGCTGTTGCGGCCGGCACGGCGCTGGCGCTGTGCGTGCCGCTGTCTCTGCTCAGCGGCGCGGCCGCGGGCGCGGTGCATCTGGTCGGCACGGCAGCCGCCTGGGCGTACAACCTGCGGTTGAAGAACACCGTGCTCTCCCCGCTGCCGTACGCCGTGGGCTTCGGCTCACTGCCCGCCTTCGTCACCCTTGGTCTGCCGTCGTCCTCATGGCCGGCCTGGTGGGCTCTGGTGGCGGGCGCACTCCTGGGCGTGGGCGCGCACCTGGTGAACGTCCTTCCGGACATCGAGGACGATCTCGCGACCGGCGTGCGTGGACTGCCCCAGAGGATGGGGCGGGCAGCGTGCCGGTGGCTGAGCCCGTTTGCGATGCTGGCGGCAGTCAGTGTGCTCGTGGCCGGGCCACCCGGGCCGCTTACGGCCATGGACTGGACGCTGGCGACGGCTGCCGTGGTCATCGCCGTGTCGGGCACGGCTGTGGCCTCGGGAACGCGGAGCCGGTGGCCGTTCCGGGCGGCCATCGTGGTCGCCGGCATTGCTGTGGCTCAGCTCCTGCTGCGAGGCGCGGACATGGTCTGAGCAGAACCGCACCGCAAGCTGACAGCACGACATCACGCCCGTCGACCGACCTGGGCGGCGAGTGTCTTGTCGGACTGTTTCTGACTGTTTCTGACCGCGGTCCGGTCCTACGGGGAAGGGGTCGGGGTCTGCTGCCTGGACTGCGCGGCTGACGGCAGGTCGAATACGTGGTCGGGGGTCACGACGGATGTGACGGCACGGCCGAGCATGGTGCTGAGAGAGTCGCCCTTGTAGTTGATGTCGGAGTTGATGAGGATCACCAACGTGGCCTTCTGGGACGGCAGCTGGACCGCGAGGGTCTCGTAGCCGGGGAGGTCGCCGTTGTGGCCGATCCAGCCGTCCACCCGCATGATGCCGAGCCCGTACGAGACGCCCGGGTAGCCGACCGGGCGGAACTCCAGACGCTGATCCTGCGTCCGTGGGCCGAGGAGTCTTCCGTCGGCCAGGGCCGGTACCCAGGTGTGCAGGTCGTCCAGGGTGGAGATCATGGCTCCGGCTGCCCAGGCCCACGAGGGGTTCCAGTTGGTGGCCGCGGTGACGCTCTCGTCCTTCGTGAAGTCTGTGTACCCCTGGGCATACGGGTCCGGAATCCCGTTGGTCGTGGGGAACGACGTCTCCGACAGCTTCA is a genomic window containing:
- a CDS encoding UbiA family prenyltransferase — its product is MSLHPSEALAPTTHRIPALLRSCHLEPALAVTVFVTALALASGRGPAGSTAVAAAVLAGQLSVGWCNDAVDARRDTLCSRRDKPVAVGELPRRVVAVAAGTALALCVPLSLLSGAAAGAVHLVGTAAAWAYNLRLKNTVLSPLPYAVGFGSLPAFVTLGLPSSSWPAWWALVAGALLGVGAHLVNVLPDIEDDLATGVRGLPQRMGRAACRWLSPFAMLAAVSVLVAGPPGPLTAMDWTLATAAVVIAVSGTAVASGTRSRWPFRAAIVVAGIAVAQLLLRGADMV